From Mycolicibacterium nivoides, a single genomic window includes:
- a CDS encoding polyprenol monophosphomannose synthase: MTVPGDGAQRQGESSPRQDGERPSQRTLVIIPTYNERENLPLIVGRVHHASPEVHILVVDDGSPDGTGQLADELALADPDRVHVMHRTSKAGLGAAYLAGFAWGLGRGYSVLVEMDADGSHAPEELNRLLDAVDAGADLAIGSRYVSGGTVRNWPVRRLVLSKTANTYSRLLLGVGIHDITAGYRAYRREVLEKIDLSAVDSKGYCFQIDLTWRAINNGFKVVEVPITFTERELGVSKMSGSNIREAMFKVAEWGIRGRLDRARGVVR, translated from the coding sequence ATGACAGTCCCTGGTGACGGAGCGCAGCGGCAGGGGGAATCCAGCCCTCGCCAGGACGGTGAACGCCCGAGTCAGCGCACCCTGGTGATCATTCCGACCTACAACGAGCGGGAGAACCTGCCGCTGATCGTCGGGCGTGTCCACCACGCCAGCCCCGAGGTGCACATCCTGGTGGTCGACGACGGCAGCCCCGACGGCACCGGCCAGTTGGCCGATGAACTGGCCCTGGCCGACCCGGACCGGGTGCACGTGATGCACCGGACCAGCAAAGCGGGCCTCGGCGCCGCCTATCTGGCCGGCTTCGCCTGGGGCCTGGGCCGCGGGTACTCGGTTCTGGTCGAGATGGACGCCGACGGCAGTCACGCACCGGAGGAGCTGAACCGGCTCCTCGATGCGGTCGACGCCGGGGCGGATCTGGCCATCGGTTCGCGGTACGTCTCCGGCGGCACGGTGCGCAACTGGCCGGTGCGCCGCCTGGTGCTGTCGAAGACCGCCAACACCTACTCCCGGCTCCTGCTGGGCGTCGGCATCCACGACATCACCGCCGGGTACCGCGCCTACCGGCGCGAGGTGCTGGAGAAGATCGACCTGTCCGCGGTCGATTCCAAGGGTTACTGCTTCCAGATCGACCTGACCTGGCGTGCGATCAACAACGGGTTCAAGGTCGTCGAGGTGCCCATCACGTTCACCGAACGTGAACTCGGCGTCTCCAAGATGAGTGGTTCCAACATCCGCGAGGCGATGTTCAAGGTCGCGGAGTGGGGCATCCGTGGGCGCCTGGACCGCGCCCGGGGTGTGGTGCGCTAG
- a CDS encoding amidohydrolase, whose amino-acid sequence MTTLLINGRIHSPSYPDATAFAVRDGVVAWLGTDDVGRSQFPEAEIVDLDGGFVAPAFVDSHVHLTATGLNLDGLDLRGATSLRHCLRLVDEYARRHPDGPVWGHGWDESGWPERSGPSTGDLDAVLGDRPAYLARVDVHSASATTALRRSVPGLAEAAGFDPQRPLSAEAHHLVRAAAREQLTPQQRHAARVAALDHAAGMGIAAVHECAGPQIGGLLDWQELRALEHGVEVVGYWGEPARDAEHARHLIAETGARGLAGDLFVDGALGSHTAWLHAPYHDAPDTCGNCYLDVEAITRHVQACTEAGIPAGFHVIGDAAVAAVVEGFATVAQRLSGPAVARCGHRLEHLEMVDTAQAAQLGAWGVMASMQPNFDALWGGEDGMYAQRLGLDRVHGLNPFALLASEGVPLAFGSDTPVTSMNPWQTVRAAVSHQSAGSAISARAAFAAATRGGWRAGGVRDGVTGTLTPGAPASYAVWEADDLEVSAPANAVQRWSTDPRSRVPALPRLAADAELPRCRQTVHRGVVIHGQ is encoded by the coding sequence TTGACGACACTTCTGATCAACGGGCGCATCCACAGCCCCAGCTACCCCGACGCGACCGCATTCGCCGTGCGCGACGGCGTAGTGGCGTGGCTGGGTACCGACGACGTCGGCCGGTCGCAGTTTCCCGAAGCCGAGATCGTCGACCTCGACGGCGGCTTCGTCGCCCCCGCATTCGTCGACAGCCACGTCCACCTGACCGCCACCGGGCTCAATCTGGACGGCCTGGACCTCCGCGGGGCCACCTCGCTGCGGCACTGTCTGCGCCTGGTGGACGAGTACGCGCGCCGGCATCCGGACGGCCCGGTGTGGGGACACGGCTGGGACGAATCGGGCTGGCCGGAACGCAGCGGCCCGAGCACCGGGGACCTCGACGCGGTGCTGGGGGATCGGCCCGCCTATCTGGCCCGGGTGGACGTGCATTCGGCCTCCGCAACCACCGCACTGCGCCGGTCGGTGCCCGGGCTGGCCGAGGCCGCGGGGTTCGACCCGCAGCGCCCGCTGAGCGCTGAGGCGCATCACCTCGTGCGCGCGGCCGCGCGTGAGCAACTGACCCCGCAGCAACGGCACGCCGCCCGCGTCGCGGCACTCGATCACGCCGCCGGGATGGGCATCGCCGCGGTCCATGAGTGCGCGGGCCCGCAGATCGGCGGTCTGCTCGACTGGCAGGAGCTGCGCGCTCTGGAGCACGGCGTGGAGGTCGTCGGTTACTGGGGTGAGCCGGCCCGCGACGCCGAGCATGCCCGACACCTGATCGCCGAGACCGGGGCCCGGGGGCTGGCCGGAGACCTGTTCGTCGACGGTGCCCTCGGCTCGCACACCGCGTGGCTGCACGCGCCGTACCACGACGCACCCGACACCTGCGGCAACTGCTACCTCGACGTCGAGGCCATCACCAGGCACGTTCAGGCCTGCACCGAGGCCGGAATCCCGGCCGGGTTCCATGTGATCGGCGACGCCGCCGTCGCCGCCGTCGTCGAGGGCTTCGCCACTGTGGCCCAGCGACTGAGCGGCCCGGCTGTGGCCCGGTGCGGCCACCGTCTGGAACATCTGGAGATGGTCGACACCGCGCAGGCCGCCCAACTGGGGGCGTGGGGTGTGATGGCCAGCATGCAGCCCAACTTCGACGCCCTCTGGGGCGGGGAGGACGGCATGTATGCCCAGCGTCTCGGGCTTGATCGAGTTCACGGGCTCAACCCGTTCGCGCTGTTAGCATCCGAAGGCGTGCCCCTCGCCTTCGGCTCCGACACCCCGGTCACCAGCATGAACCCCTGGCAAACCGTGCGTGCCGCGGTGTCGCATCAGAGTGCGGGCAGTGCCATTTCGGCTCGTGCCGCGTTCGCTGCGGCCACCCGCGGCGGCTGGCGCGCCGGTGGGGTGCGCGACGGCGTCACCGGAACGCTCACTCCTGGGGCCCCGGCCAGCTACGCGGTGTGGGAGGCCGACGACCTGGAGGTCAGCGCGCCGGCCAACGCCGTCCAGCGATGGTCCACCGACCCGCGCTCACGGGTGCCCGCGCTGCCGCGGCTGGCCGCTGATGCGGAGCTGCCGCGTTGTCGTCAGACCGTTCACCGGGGTGTCGTCATCCATGGGCAGTGA
- a CDS encoding PPOX class F420-dependent oxidoreductase — translation MALTFADVAKANYVLLTTFTKDGRPKPTAIWAAPSPDGLVVITQESSWKVKRIRNTPRVTVAACDVRGNPKSEAVEAVAEILPKSANGATYDAIGKRYGLLGKTFNVFSKLRGGMQNNVSLLIKPVN, via the coding sequence ATGGCTCTCACCTTCGCCGATGTCGCCAAGGCCAACTACGTTCTGCTGACCACGTTCACCAAGGACGGCAGGCCCAAGCCGACCGCGATCTGGGCTGCTCCGTCACCCGACGGGCTGGTGGTGATCACCCAGGAGTCGTCCTGGAAGGTCAAGCGGATCCGCAACACACCACGGGTCACGGTGGCGGCGTGTGACGTGCGCGGCAATCCGAAGAGCGAGGCGGTCGAGGCCGTCGCCGAGATCCTGCCCAAGTCGGCCAACGGTGCCACCTACGACGCGATCGGCAAGCGCTACGGCCTGCTGGGCAAGACGTTCAACGTGTTCTCCAAGCTGCGCGGCGGAATGCAGAACAATGTTTCGCTCCTGATCAAACCGGTGAATTGA
- a CDS encoding FxsA family protein gives MAKRLFLIYLLVEMAVMVALVATIGFGYTVLLLLASFVIGLALAGSQLNRHIRRLRTGLSGGLANPQSAVSDSVLVALGTVLVVIPGLASSIAGALLLLPPTRAAARPVLTGLVARRMPLIVAAPAGFGAPTGTAGYRHGAGDYIDGEVIDVNDVDPYRLPPKA, from the coding sequence ATGGCTAAACGGCTGTTTCTGATCTATCTCCTCGTAGAGATGGCGGTGATGGTCGCCCTGGTGGCGACCATCGGGTTCGGCTACACCGTGCTGTTGCTGTTGGCCTCGTTCGTGATCGGGCTGGCACTGGCGGGTTCGCAGCTCAACCGGCACATCCGCCGGTTGCGCACGGGCCTGTCCGGTGGCCTGGCCAACCCGCAGAGCGCGGTCTCCGACAGCGTGCTGGTGGCGCTGGGCACCGTACTGGTGGTGATTCCCGGATTGGCCAGCTCGATCGCCGGCGCGCTGTTGTTGCTGCCGCCCACGCGGGCGGCGGCCCGGCCGGTGCTCACGGGGCTGGTCGCCCGTCGGATGCCGCTCATCGTCGCGGCGCCAGCCGGTTTCGGTGCACCCACCGGTACCGCTGGTTATCGACACGGGGCAGGCGACTACATTGACGGCGAAGTAATCGACGTCAACGACGTCGATCCGTACCGCCTGCCTCCCAAGGCCTAA
- a CDS encoding primary-amine oxidase gives MDYPLDPLSADEFRAVAAILREHGVGEGWRVASVELVEPSKAELAAFDGGGATPARRAAVICLDRSANATYKGVVSLTDDRVENFDHMPGVQANFTVDEFIECDEVLRRHPDVIAALAKRGITDLDNVFMDTWTYGDAVAPPEYRDRRIGWSDTWYKHAPGANPYAHPVSGLHCVIDINTMEVLRVEDDGSSEKPDVMGEYVPHHIPERIRSASRREPLKPLNITQPDGPSFTLDGNLLQWQNWSLRVGFNHREGMTLHTVRYRDGEVDRSVAHRMSFAEMVVPYRDSSVDHYRRTAFDIGEWGLGFMTTSLELGCDCLGEIRYLDAVLHDSTGEPYTITNAICIHEEDNAVLWKHVDHDAGAEVRRMRRLTLSFHVTVANYEYLVYWRLYQDGNIECEVRATGIMVTTPVPAGQPHPNGTLVDERTYAPFHQHFLIARLDLDVDGPDNTVYMTESYAEPISPDNPYGLSLVVRNQALRTEQEGKQDVSFATQRAWKVVNTNVVNGLGTHPSYKLVPTGAIPAMFDPSSPVAQRANVITHTLWVTPNRPDERWPAGEFVNQSVADTGLGEWTKADRSIDNTDVVLWYVFGIHHITRPEDWPVMPVDVVSFWLKPFGFFDRNPALDVAPTPPDACAHGHAKAAHH, from the coding sequence GTGGACTATCCCTTGGATCCGCTGTCCGCCGACGAGTTTCGCGCGGTGGCAGCGATATTGCGTGAGCACGGGGTCGGGGAGGGCTGGCGGGTCGCCTCGGTGGAACTCGTCGAACCGTCCAAGGCCGAGTTGGCCGCCTTCGATGGCGGCGGCGCGACACCGGCCCGCCGCGCGGCCGTCATCTGCCTGGACCGGTCGGCGAACGCCACCTACAAGGGCGTGGTGTCGCTGACCGACGACCGGGTCGAGAACTTCGACCACATGCCGGGCGTCCAGGCCAACTTCACCGTCGACGAGTTCATCGAATGCGACGAGGTGCTGCGCAGGCATCCTGACGTGATCGCCGCACTCGCCAAACGCGGTATCACCGATCTGGACAACGTGTTCATGGACACCTGGACCTACGGTGACGCGGTCGCGCCGCCCGAGTACCGCGACCGTCGGATCGGCTGGTCGGACACCTGGTACAAGCACGCCCCCGGTGCCAATCCCTACGCCCACCCGGTCAGTGGTCTGCACTGCGTGATCGACATCAACACCATGGAGGTGCTGCGCGTCGAGGATGACGGCAGTTCCGAAAAGCCCGATGTGATGGGCGAATACGTACCGCACCACATCCCCGAGCGGATCCGGTCTGCCTCGCGCCGCGAGCCGCTGAAGCCGCTGAACATCACCCAGCCCGATGGTCCGTCGTTCACGTTGGACGGCAACCTGCTGCAGTGGCAGAACTGGTCGTTGCGGGTCGGTTTCAACCACCGTGAGGGGATGACGCTGCACACCGTGCGGTACCGCGACGGCGAGGTGGATCGTTCGGTGGCCCACCGGATGTCGTTCGCCGAGATGGTGGTGCCGTATCGGGACTCCTCGGTCGACCACTACCGGCGGACCGCGTTCGACATCGGCGAGTGGGGCCTGGGATTCATGACCACCTCGCTGGAACTCGGCTGCGACTGCCTCGGTGAGATCCGCTATCTGGACGCGGTTCTGCACGACAGCACGGGCGAGCCGTACACCATCACGAACGCGATCTGCATCCACGAGGAAGACAACGCCGTGCTGTGGAAGCACGTCGACCACGACGCCGGTGCCGAGGTGCGCCGGATGCGCAGGCTCACACTGTCATTCCATGTCACCGTCGCCAACTACGAGTACCTGGTCTACTGGCGGCTGTACCAGGACGGCAACATCGAGTGCGAGGTCCGCGCCACCGGGATCATGGTCACCACGCCCGTTCCGGCGGGGCAGCCGCATCCCAACGGCACCCTGGTCGACGAGCGCACCTATGCGCCGTTCCACCAGCATTTCCTGATCGCCCGGTTGGACCTGGACGTCGACGGCCCCGACAACACGGTCTACATGACGGAGTCGTACGCCGAACCGATCAGTCCCGACAATCCGTACGGTCTGTCGCTGGTGGTGCGCAATCAGGCGCTGCGCACCGAGCAGGAGGGCAAACAGGACGTCAGCTTCGCCACTCAGCGGGCGTGGAAGGTGGTCAACACCAACGTCGTCAACGGCCTCGGCACGCACCCGTCCTACAAGCTGGTGCCCACCGGGGCGATCCCCGCGATGTTCGATCCCTCGTCACCGGTGGCGCAGCGCGCCAACGTCATCACCCACACGCTGTGGGTGACTCCGAACCGGCCGGACGAACGCTGGCCCGCGGGGGAGTTCGTCAACCAGTCGGTGGCCGATACCGGGCTGGGTGAATGGACGAAGGCCGACCGGTCGATCGACAACACCGACGTGGTGCTCTGGTACGTCTTCGGCATCCACCACATCACCCGTCCGGAGGACTGGCCCGTGATGCCGGTGGACGTGGTGTCGTTCTGGCTCAAGCCTTTCGGGTTCTTCGACCGCAACCCGGCGTTGGACGTGGCACCCACCCCGCCGGACGCCTGCGCCCACGGCCATGCCAAGGCGGCACATCATTAG
- a CDS encoding carboxylesterase/lipase family protein, producing MHERTVRAKISTGIVEGFTRDGVHRWRSIPYAKPPVGRLRLRAPEPAEPWPGVRYCHGFGYCAPQQNRYTLVGLGKHQPMSEDCLTLNVVAPEKPPRTRGAEKDDADGPLPVMFFVHGGGYIMGSSATPIYDGAALARRGCVFVSVNYRLGMLGCVELSSLSTPEHPIEDNLFLRDLVLALRWVRDNIAVFGGDPDNVTIFGESAGAHAVATLLAVPDAEGLFARVISESPASGMVSSAEAAARIAGQLAELVGPGGGSAAAALMSARPAELGRALEKLIMRGQTDMPGAFPVGPTFGTDYLPVDPVTAMAEGSAHRVPLIVGNNADEGRLFTRFMPLLPTNEPMIEKLFARTDPEERRRIVAAYPDYPSSAACVRLGGDFAFASATWQIAEAHSRHAPTYVYRYDYAPRTLHWAGLGATHAMELLAVFDTYHTSYGALLTAVGDRASARRVSRDVQRRWREFSRTGEPGAGWPAYDSDDRAVFVFDRRPRVEYDPRAVRRQAWEGFTLAEH from the coding sequence ATGCACGAGCGGACTGTCCGGGCAAAGATCAGTACCGGCATCGTCGAGGGGTTCACTCGCGACGGCGTACATCGTTGGCGCTCCATCCCTTACGCCAAGCCGCCGGTGGGCCGGCTGCGTCTTCGGGCACCCGAGCCGGCCGAGCCGTGGCCCGGCGTGCGCTACTGCCACGGGTTCGGTTACTGCGCGCCCCAGCAAAATCGCTACACGCTCGTCGGCCTGGGCAAGCATCAGCCGATGAGCGAGGACTGCCTGACGCTCAACGTGGTGGCGCCGGAGAAACCACCGCGCACGCGAGGCGCGGAGAAGGATGACGCCGATGGTCCGCTGCCGGTGATGTTCTTCGTGCACGGCGGCGGCTACATCATGGGCAGCTCGGCCACGCCCATCTACGACGGTGCCGCGCTGGCCCGCCGCGGCTGTGTGTTCGTCTCGGTCAACTACCGGCTCGGCATGCTCGGGTGTGTCGAGCTGTCGTCGCTGTCGACACCGGAGCATCCGATCGAGGACAACCTGTTCCTGCGCGATCTGGTGTTGGCGCTGCGGTGGGTACGCGACAACATAGCGGTGTTCGGCGGGGACCCCGACAACGTGACGATCTTCGGCGAGAGTGCGGGTGCGCACGCGGTCGCGACCCTGCTCGCGGTGCCCGACGCCGAAGGGCTGTTCGCCCGGGTGATCTCGGAGAGCCCGGCCAGCGGGATGGTCAGCTCGGCGGAGGCCGCCGCGCGTATCGCAGGTCAGCTCGCCGAATTGGTCGGTCCCGGTGGGGGATCGGCGGCTGCCGCGCTGATGTCTGCTCGCCCGGCGGAGCTGGGCCGGGCGCTGGAAAAGCTCATCATGCGCGGGCAGACGGATATGCCGGGCGCGTTTCCGGTCGGTCCGACTTTCGGCACCGACTACCTGCCCGTCGATCCGGTGACGGCGATGGCCGAGGGCAGCGCGCACCGGGTGCCGTTGATCGTCGGCAACAACGCCGACGAGGGCAGGCTGTTCACCCGCTTCATGCCGCTGTTGCCGACCAATGAGCCGATGATCGAAAAGTTGTTCGCCCGTACCGATCCGGAGGAACGTCGCCGGATTGTGGCGGCGTACCCGGACTATCCGAGCAGTGCGGCCTGCGTGCGGCTGGGCGGCGATTTCGCGTTCGCTTCGGCCACCTGGCAGATCGCCGAGGCGCACAGCCGGCACGCGCCCACCTATGTGTACCGCTACGACTACGCGCCGCGCACCCTGCACTGGGCGGGACTGGGGGCGACGCACGCGATGGAACTGCTCGCGGTATTCGACACCTACCACACGAGTTACGGCGCGCTGCTGACGGCCGTGGGCGATCGCGCGTCGGCCCGGCGGGTCAGCCGGGACGTGCAGCGGCGATGGCGTGAGTTCAGCCGGACCGGTGAGCCGGGCGCGGGCTGGCCGGCCTATGACAGCGACGACCGCGCGGTGTTCGTGTTCGACCGCCGGCCCCGCGTCGAATACGACCCCCGGGCGGTGCGGCGCCAGGCCTGGGAAGGGTTCACGCTCGCCGAGCACTGA
- a CDS encoding PPOX class F420-dependent oxidoreductase: MAPTFEDVYREKYLLLTTFTKDGKPKPTAVWGVPDGDKLLIITDDGSWKTKRINNTPRVTVQKCGVLGAPKGDPVEAVARNLPKSETRRVFSAIIKRYWNHVWYFVPRALLRGGIDKVHSAIEVRAVDAPAAGQEPNRPPNR, encoded by the coding sequence ATGGCACCTACCTTCGAGGACGTTTACCGCGAGAAGTACCTGCTGCTGACCACCTTCACCAAGGACGGCAAGCCCAAGCCGACCGCGGTCTGGGGAGTACCCGACGGTGACAAGCTGCTCATCATCACCGACGACGGATCGTGGAAGACCAAGCGCATCAACAACACCCCAAGGGTCACCGTCCAGAAATGCGGTGTGCTCGGGGCTCCGAAGGGTGATCCGGTGGAGGCGGTGGCCCGCAACCTGCCGAAGTCCGAAACCCGGCGGGTGTTCAGCGCCATCATCAAGCGGTACTGGAACCACGTCTGGTACTTCGTGCCGCGGGCCCTGCTGCGTGGCGGCATCGACAAGGTGCACAGCGCCATCGAGGTGCGTGCAGTCGACGCCCCGGCAGCCGGTCAGGAACCGAACCGCCCGCCCAACCGTTGA
- the lnt gene encoding apolipoprotein N-acyltransferase has translation MGSDRPRDKSGRPRPVRADRFGRLRPAPNETTEVIPAIVEDELAELDALDDEAFEELDEDVTGDPVADIDPDEEPEERGYRLTAAGTPDRWSVVAVRASRFGRAVAARWAQLSASVGGGLALCLSYPPTGWWWAAFVGLALIGWVLTLRSTTRAGGFGYGFLFGLAFYIPLLPWISGLVGAVPWLALAAMEALFCGLFGLAAVVVGRLPGWPLWFAALWTTQEWLKSTVPFGGFPWGVLGFGQTNGPLLALARWGGAPLVSLAVALVGFSATLLTLEIVQWWHHGHKPGFPAPAVMLPGLSITVVLLSTAVLWPQVRHSGTGAGDEQTVTVAAVQGNVPRLGLEFNAQRRAVLDNHVKETQRLADDVRAGRAPQPMFVVWPENASDIDPLANADAAAQITAAADAIGAPILVGTVTKADGYTADNPVATNTVIVWDPEHGPGERHDKKIVQPFGEYLPWRGFFKHLSSYADRAGYFVPGEGNGVVHAAGVPIGVTTCWEVIFDRAARESVLSGAQVLTVPTNNATFDENMSAQQLAFGKLRAVEHDRYLVVAGTTGISAVIAPDGRELARTDFFQPAYLDSQIRLKSDLTPATQWGPALQVALVTLGIGALVAAIMHNGGFVQRMLRRRTGEGPRR, from the coding sequence ATGGGCAGTGACCGTCCCAGAGACAAATCGGGCCGCCCGCGGCCGGTGCGCGCAGATCGTTTCGGCCGCCTGCGGCCGGCACCGAACGAGACCACCGAAGTGATCCCCGCCATCGTGGAAGACGAGCTCGCTGAACTCGACGCACTCGACGATGAGGCCTTCGAGGAACTGGATGAGGACGTCACCGGCGATCCTGTTGCCGACATCGATCCCGACGAGGAACCCGAGGAGCGTGGGTATCGCCTGACCGCGGCGGGCACACCCGACCGCTGGTCTGTGGTGGCGGTCAGGGCGTCGCGGTTCGGCCGGGCTGTCGCTGCGCGGTGGGCGCAGTTGAGCGCGTCGGTCGGCGGCGGGCTCGCGTTGTGCCTGAGCTATCCACCGACCGGCTGGTGGTGGGCGGCGTTCGTCGGGTTGGCGTTGATCGGCTGGGTGCTGACGCTGCGCTCCACCACCCGTGCCGGCGGCTTCGGCTACGGATTCCTGTTCGGTCTGGCGTTCTATATTCCGTTGCTGCCGTGGATCAGCGGTCTGGTCGGGGCGGTGCCGTGGCTGGCCCTGGCCGCCATGGAAGCACTGTTCTGCGGGCTCTTCGGCCTCGCAGCGGTCGTGGTCGGGCGATTGCCCGGGTGGCCGCTGTGGTTCGCCGCGCTGTGGACCACCCAGGAATGGCTGAAATCCACTGTCCCCTTCGGCGGATTCCCTTGGGGTGTCCTCGGATTCGGCCAGACCAACGGACCGCTACTGGCCCTTGCGCGGTGGGGTGGCGCTCCGCTGGTGTCGCTCGCGGTGGCACTGGTCGGCTTCAGCGCCACACTGCTGACCCTGGAGATCGTTCAGTGGTGGCATCACGGACACAAGCCGGGCTTCCCTGCACCCGCGGTCATGCTGCCGGGCCTGAGCATCACGGTGGTGCTGCTGTCCACCGCGGTGCTGTGGCCACAGGTCCGTCATTCCGGCACCGGCGCGGGCGACGAACAGACCGTCACCGTGGCCGCCGTGCAGGGCAATGTGCCCAGGCTCGGTCTGGAGTTCAACGCCCAGCGCCGCGCGGTGCTCGACAACCACGTGAAAGAGACGCAGCGCCTGGCCGACGATGTGCGTGCCGGCCGGGCCCCGCAGCCCATGTTCGTGGTCTGGCCCGAGAACGCCTCCGACATCGATCCGTTGGCCAACGCCGACGCCGCCGCACAGATCACCGCGGCGGCCGACGCCATCGGGGCACCGATCCTGGTGGGAACCGTCACCAAGGCCGACGGTTACACCGCGGACAATCCGGTGGCCACCAACACCGTGATCGTCTGGGATCCCGAACACGGGCCGGGGGAGCGACACGACAAGAAGATCGTGCAGCCGTTCGGCGAGTACCTGCCGTGGCGCGGATTCTTCAAGCACCTGTCGTCGTACGCGGACCGGGCCGGCTACTTCGTGCCGGGCGAGGGCAACGGGGTCGTGCATGCGGCCGGCGTGCCGATCGGGGTGACCACCTGCTGGGAGGTCATCTTCGACCGGGCCGCGCGGGAATCGGTGCTCAGCGGCGCCCAGGTGCTGACGGTGCCCACCAACAACGCGACCTTCGACGAGAACATGAGCGCACAGCAGTTGGCGTTCGGCAAACTGCGGGCCGTCGAGCACGACCGTTACCTCGTGGTCGCCGGGACCACCGGCATCAGCGCGGTGATCGCCCCGGACGGGCGTGAGCTGGCCCGCACCGACTTCTTCCAGCCCGCCTATCTGGACAGTCAGATCAGGTTGAAGTCAGACCTGACACCGGCCACCCAATGGGGGCCGGCCCTGCAGGTGGCGCTGGTCACGCTTGGTATTGGGGCACTGGTTGCCGCAATAATGCACAATGGAGGGTTCGTGCAAAGAATGTTGAGGCGTCGCACCGGCGAAGGCCCGCGACGATGA
- the rbpA gene encoding RNA polymerase-binding protein RbpA, whose product MADRVLRGSRLGAVSYETDRNHDLAPRQVARYRTDNGEEFDVPFADDAEIPGTWLCRNGLEGTLIEGDVPEPKKVKPPRTHWDMLLERRSVEELEELLKERLDLIKTKRRGS is encoded by the coding sequence ATGGCTGATCGTGTCCTGAGAGGCAGTCGCCTCGGAGCCGTGAGCTACGAGACCGACCGCAACCATGACCTGGCGCCGCGTCAGGTGGCCCGGTACCGCACCGACAACGGGGAAGAGTTCGACGTCCCGTTCGCCGACGACGCCGAGATCCCCGGCACCTGGCTGTGCCGTAACGGGCTCGAGGGCACCCTGATCGAGGGTGACGTGCCGGAGCCCAAGAAGGTCAAGCCGCCGCGTACCCACTGGGACATGCTGCTGGAGCGTCGTTCCGTCGAGGAGCTCGAGGAACTGCTCAAGGAGCGCCTCGACCTGATCAAGACCAAGCGTCGCGGCAGCTGA